In a single window of the Prinia subflava isolate CZ2003 ecotype Zambia chromosome 3, Cam_Psub_1.2, whole genome shotgun sequence genome:
- the PWP2 gene encoding LOW QUALITY PROTEIN: periodic tryptophan protein 2 homolog (The sequence of the model RefSeq protein was modified relative to this genomic sequence to represent the inferred CDS: inserted 2 bases in 1 codon) → MRFAYRFSGLLGTVYRRGNLSFTRDGNSLLSPVGNRISLFDLKNNKCETLPLATXCVGLSPDGSLAILIDEEGAALLVSLIGKCVIHQFYFHKPVHSVSFSPDGKKFVVTKDNLAYLYHAPGKKREFNAFVLDKTYYGPYDETTCIDWTDDSKCFAVGSKDMSTWVFGAERWENLIYYSLGGHKDVIVACFFEENSLDLYTISQDAALCVWQCDTELDGLKPMPPKDAAKEQKAAEGDEELLEEPKGEEIHGKADPSEQETRNKVKYSRVAKYFFNKEGDFNNLTAAAYHKKTHLLVTGFASGVFHLHELPDFNLIHSLSISDQRIASISINCTGDWIAFGCSGLGQLLVWEWQSESYVLKQQGHFNSMVSLAYSPDGQYIVTGGEDGKVKVWNTSSSFCFVTFTEHNSGVTAVTFTSTGYVILSASLDGTVRAFDLHRYRNFRTFTSPRPSQFSCLAVDSSGEIVAAGSQDSFEIFIWSMQSGRLLDVLAGHEGPISSLSFNPMKCVLASASWDKTVKLWDMLDSWRTKETFIMNSDVLVVAFRPDGKELAVAALNGQITFWDHENAVQTGSIEGRHDLQMGRKELDKITAKQSAKGKSFTTLCYSADGQSILAGGLSKFVCIYNVKEQILMKKFEISCNYSLDAMEEYLDRRKMTEFGSLALIDEGGGGDEGVAIPLPGVKRGDMSYRHFKPEIRVTCVRFCPTGRSWAATTTEGLLLFSLDSGLIFDPFELDIDVTPSNIHKTLSQKEYTVAIVMAFKLNEKKLIQEVIEAVPSSEVDVVCSSLPDLYVEKVLEFLASAFETSCHLEFYLIWAHKLLMLHGQKLKTRSVKLLPVIQFLQKSIQRHFEGVSKLCEWNIYNIKYALAISQQRGMKRPAEETPGDEEELDSDSDYLMQEAHKDNLSS, encoded by the exons TAACAAGTGTGAGACGTTGCCCTTGGCTAC GTGCGTGGGGCTCTCTCCAGATGGAAGCCTTGCCATTCTAATCGATGAAG AGGGAGCTGCCTTGCTTGTGAGTTTGATTGGGAAATGTGTGAtacatcagttttattttcacaagCCAGTTCACAGTGTCAGCTTTTCTCCTGATGGCAA GAAATTTGTGGTTACAAAAGACAATCTTGCTTACCTGTACCATGCTcctgggaagaaaagagaatttaatGCATTTGTTCTGGACAAAACCTACTATGGCCCATATGATGAAACAACTTGTATTGACTGGACTGATGATTCCAA atgcTTTGCAGTGGGGAGCAAGGACATGTCCACGTGGGTGTTTGGAGCAGAACGATGGGAAAACTTGATCTACTACTCTCTTGGAGGCCATAAGGATGTCATAGTTGCCTGCTTTTTTGAAGAGAACAGCCTAGAT CTGTACACAATTAGCCAGgatgcagctctgtgtgtgtggcagTGTGACACTGAGCTGGATGGGTTGAAGCCCATGCCCCCTAAAGATGCAGCAAAGGaacagaaggcagcagaaggTGATGAAGAGCTGCTTGAGGAGCCAAAGGGTGAAGAAATTCATGGGAAAGCTGATCCGAGTGAACAAGAGactagaaataaagttaaatacTCACGTGTTGCGAA GTATTTTTTCAATAAGGAGGGAGATTTTAATAACCTGACAGCTGCAGCCTATCACAAGAAAACACATCTTTTAGTCACTGGTTTTGCCTCTGGAGTCTTTCACCTCCATGAGCTTCCAGATTTTAATCTGATCCACTCCTTGAG tatttcagaccAAAGGATAGCTTCTATTTCTATCAACTGCACTGGTGACTGGATTGCTTTTGGATGTTCAG GTCTGGGCCAGCTCCTGGTGTGGGAGTGGCAGAGCGAGTCCTACGTGCTGAAGCAGCAGGGCCACTTCAACAGCATGGTGTCCTTGGCATATTCTCCAGATGGACAGTACATAGTGACTGGAGGGGAGGATGGCAAA GTGAAGGTGTGGAACACTTCAAGCAGCTTTTGTTTTGTCACCTTTACAGAACACAACAGTGGTGTAACTGCTGTAACTTTCACTTCCACTGGTTATGTGATTCTGAGTGCTTCCCTCGATGGAACAGTGCGTGCCTTTGATCTGCACAG GTACCGGAATTTCCGTACCTTTACGTCTCCGCGCCCGAGTCAGTTCTCGTGTTTGGCTGTGGACTCCAGTGGGGAGATTGTGGCTGCTGGTTCCCAGGATTCCTTTGAAATATTCATCTGGTCAATGCAGAGTGGGAGGCTGCTGGAT GTCTTAGCAGGCCATGAGGGTCCCATCAGCAGCTTGTCCTTTAATCCAATGAAATGTGTTCTAGCCAGTGCCTCTTGGGATAAGACTGTCAAATTATGGGATATGTTGGACAGCTGGAGAACTAAGGAGACATTCATAATGAACTCAGATg TTCTTGTTGTCGCCTTCCGTCCTGATGGCAAGGAGCTCGCAGTTGCTGCTTTGAATGGCCAGATCACATTTTGGGATCATGAAAATGCAGTGCAGACTGGCTCCATTGAGGGCAGGCATGACCTCCAgatggggaggaaggagctggataAAATAACAGCCAAGCAATCAGCCAAGGGCAA GTCTTTTACAACTCTCTGCTACTCAGCAGATGGTCAATCTATTCTGGCAGGTGGATTGTCAAAATTTGTCTGTATATATAATGTCAAGGAACAGATTCTTatgaaaaaatttgaaatttcgTGCAACTATTCTTTAGATGCAATGGAG GAGTACCTAGATCGGAGAAAAATGACTGAATTTGGCAGCCTGGCTCTGATTGATGAAGGGGGTGGAGGTGACGAAGGTGTTGCCATCCCTCTTCCTGGAGTAAAAAGAG gTGACATGAGCTATCGACACTTTAAACCAGAAATAAGGGTGACTTGTGTGCGATTCTGTCCTACAG GACGAAGCTGGGCAGCCACCACCACAGAGGGTCTCCTGCTCTTTTCACTGGACTCTGGGCTAATTTTTGATCCTTTTGAGCTGGATATTGATGTCACACCCAGCAATATACACAAAACACTGAGTCAGAAGGAATACACTGTGGCTATCGTTATGGCCTTCAAgcttaatgaaaagaaattaattcaggaGGTCATAGAGGCTGTCCCTAGCAGTGAAG TTGATGTTGTCTGCTCATCACTGCCAGACCTGTATGTGGAGAAGGTACTGGAGTTCCTGGCCTCTGCATTTGAGACCTCTTGTCACCTGGAGTTCTACCTTATCTGGGCTCATAAGTTGCTCATGCTGCATGGACAGAAGCTGAAAACAAG GTCGGTGAAGCTGCTCCCTGTGATTCAGTTCCTTCAGAAGAGCATCCAGCGTCACTTTGAAGGTGTTTCAAAACT ctgtgAGTGGAACATCTACAACATCAAATACGCGCTGGCCATTTCACAGCAGCGGGGCATGAAGCGTCCGGCAGAGGAAACCCCAGGAGATGAGGAAGAACTGGATTCTGACAGTGATTATCTTATGCAAGAAGCTCATAAAGATAATTTGAGTTCCTAA
- the LOC134548363 gene encoding splicing factor YJU2-like: MSERKVLNKYYPPDFDPAKIPKLKLPKDRQYVVRLMAPFNMRCKTCGEYIYKGKKFNARKETVQNELYLGLPLFRFYIKCTRCLAELTFKTDPENTDYTMEHGATRNFQAEKLLEEEEKRLQKEREEEELNNPMKVLENRTKDSKLEMEVVENLQELKELNQRQANVDFEAMLKQTRKEQEEDEQEMKAMLEQAQHRRLLLDSDSEPAKPRPGATAPTKPTDILQEDPQPQSKRPRTASWERSVGKLSTRAQLAGLVARRRQQPDPALENGPGTGGTAASTGSLPAAAAAAATSSLGLLGAYSDSEGSASH, translated from the coding sequence ATGTCGGAACGGAAAGTGCTGAACAAATATTACCCCCCGGACTTCGATCCGGCCAAGATCCCGAAGCTCAAGCTCCCGAAGGACCGGCAGTACGTGGTGAGGCTCATGGCCCCCTTCAACATGAGGTGTAAGACGTGTGGGGAGTACATCTACAAGGGCAAGAAGTTCAACGCCCGCAAGGAGACGGTGCAGAACGAGCTCTacctggggctgcccctctTCCGCTTCTACATCAAGTGCACGCGCTGCCTGGCCGAGCTCACCTTCAAGACAGACCCCGAGAACACGGATTACACCATGGAGCACGGCGCCACCAGGAACTTCCAGGCAGAGAagctcctggaggaggaggagaagaggctgcagaaggagagggaagaggaggagctcAACAACCCCATGAAGGTCCTGGAGAACCGAACCAAGGACTCCAAGCTGGAGATGGAGGTCGTGGAGaacctgcaggagctgaaggagctcaACCAGCGCCAGGCCAACGTGGATTTTGAGGCCATGCTGAAGCAGACGCgcaaggagcaggaggaggacgAGCAGGAGATGAAggccatgctggagcaggcgCAGCACCGCCGGCTCCTGCTGGACTCCGACTCCGAACCGGCCAAACCCCGGCCCGGTGCCACGGCCCCGACAAAACCCACGGACATCCTGCAGGAggacccccagccccagagcaagAGGCCGAGGACGGCGAGCTGGGAGCGCAGCGTGGGCAAGCTCAGCACCAGGGCCCAGCTGGCCGGGCTGGTGGCCcgcaggaggcagcagccagaTCCTGCCCTGGAGAACGGGCCGGGAACCGGGGGCACCGCGGCCAGCACCGgctcccttccagcagcagcagcagcagcagccacgtCCTCGCTGGGTTTGCTGGGAGCCTACTCGGACAGCGAGGGCAGCGCCAGCCACtga
- the LOC134548366 gene encoding glutamine amidotransferase-like class 1 domain-containing protein 3, mitochondrial has translation MLTSRGPALCTVLRRAAPGGLAAFHSSARRCRGARVAVVLSGCGVYDGTEIHEASAVLVHLSRGGAEVQMFAPDVPQMHVIDHSKGQPAEAESRNVLVESARIARGKIASLAKLTTADHDAVIFPGGFGAAKNLSTFAVDGKDCKVNREVERVLKDFHKAGKPIGLCCISPVLAAKVLSGAEVTVGHEEEEGGKWPYAGTAGAIKELGAKHCVKEVTEAHVDTKNKVVTTPAFMCETALHHIFDGIGAMVKNVLKLTGK, from the exons ATGCTGACCTCCCGAGGCCCGGCCCTGTGCACCGTTCTGCGGCGAGCAGCGCCCGGCGGCCTCGCTGCCTTCCACTCCTCCGCTCGGCGCTGCCGCGGCGCCCGCGTCGCTGTG GTCCTGTCTGGCTGTGGTGTTTATGATGGCACAGAAATCCACGAGGCATCAGC TGTGCTGGTACACCTGAGCCGTGGGGGCGCTGAGGTTCAGATGTTTGCTCCAGATGTCCCTCAGATGCACGTCATTGACCACAGTAAAGGGCAGCCAGCTGAAGCTGAGTCTAG GAATGTTTTAGTGGAGTCTGCAAGAATCGCTCGTGGTAAAATCGCAAGCCTGGCTAAGCTCACCACAGCAGACCATGATGCTGTGATATTCCCTGGTGGATTCGGAGCTGCCAAAAACTT ATCTACCTTTGCTGTTGATGGGAAGGATTGCAAAGTGAACAGAGAAGTTGAGCGAGTCCTGAAAGATTTCCACAAAGCAGGCAAACCTATTGG cctgtgctgcatttccccagtgctggcagcaaagGTGCTCTCTGGAGCTGAGGTAACTGTGGGCcacgaggaggaggaagggggcaAGTGGCCTTATGCTGGGACTGCAGGAGCCATCAAAGAGCTGGGAGCAAAGCACTGCGTGAAAGAAGTAACC GAAGCTCATGTGGATACAAAAAATAAGGTGGTGACCACCCCAGCATTTATGTGTGAAACAGCATTACACCATATCTTTGATGGCATTGGGGCAATGGTAAAGAATGTGCTAAAATTAACTggcaaataa